The sequence below is a genomic window from Iodobacter fluviatilis.
GCCCTTGCTGGGCCTGAGCCTGCACTTGCTGAACTTGCGCCAAGCCTTGCTCTGCCTGTCCCAGCAGTGCTTTGGCGGGGGCGAGTTGTTCCGCGATCAATGGCGCAGCAGACTGAGTCGCCAACTGAGTCGCTTTAGCCCCAGCCGCAGGGATCAATCCTTCAAGCTGGCTTAAGGCTTGCGTCTCCTCGACTATTTTGTTGGCAGCTAAAGGCGCTTGGGGCCATTTAGGAATATCGAACTTACGTTCCTGATTTTTTGGTGCTCGCGGGTCCGCCTGAAAGGCAACACTGATTGCGCCCATAGGCAAGCCACTCACCAGCGCTTTGCCCTCAGCATCTAAAGCCCCTTCATGCTTGTTTCCATTGAGATCCAGCAAGGTGTACTTGCCGCTTTTAATCCCTTCCATGTTTTCATAGAAATGATGGAGCTGAATATCGCCTACGGCAGGTGCCTTGCCTGCAAATGCTGGTAAAGGTGGATTTAAACTCGCAGGCCCGCTCCAATCATGGCTGCCACCTTTAATACTGACTTTCCCAGGTGCATGCAGCTCGATTTTCCCGCCTTTGATGCGGATATAAGCGCCGCCGGCGGTGAGCAGGATTTCTTGTTTGGCGTTGAAGAGGCCCTTACCTTTGATGGCGGTGAATCTGGCGTTTTTGTCGGCGGTAATTTCGATGTCGTCGCTTTGCGCCTGCATTTGCAGCTGGCCTTTGGCGGCGATCAGCTTCATGGTGATTTTGTCTTTAATGCCGCCGGTAAACAGGCTGATGTGCTGGCCTACATTGTGAATCCAGCGGCGGCCGGTGCTTTGGTTGGTGTCGCGCTGGGCGATTTGATCCAGGTTGCTGCCTGCGCTGAGGGTCTGGCTTTGCGGGGTGGTGATCGCTACGCCGTCCTCGCCGTGCAGCAGGATGATTTTTTGCTGGCCTGCCTGCTCTTTAGATTTTGTCTTACCGTCTTTATCGGTGTTGCTGCCCGCTTCAAAGCTTTTGCTGGCGTGCACGTGGTGGTAAAGATGGCCGTGGCTGGCTTTGTCGCCGGGGCTGTTGTCGGGCTTGATGGTTTGTTCATCGTCTCCAGTTTCGATGCTGTCGGCGAGTTGTTTGGTGGCGTATTCGCCGAGGTTTTTTGCGGTTTCCAGGGCGGATTCCAGCTGGCTTTGGGCTGGGCTGCGGTCTAGCTGTTTGCCGGATGCGCCGCCTTTGGCTTCGGTGCTGATCAGTAAGCCGCTGGCGCGAATAGCACCTTGTTTGTCGGTGCGCAGCTCAAAGCCTTCGCCGCGTGGTTCGCCTTTTCCATCCGTGCGCGGGTGGATTAAGTAGCCAAGGTTGAGCTGAGTTTTGCCGTGCTCGCTGGATAATTTAGTGCGGACTTCGCCTTTTGTATCGTCAAACAGCAGCTCGCCGTATTGGCCGCCTTCATGTTCTTTGGTCTTGATGCCAGATAGTGTTTTGTTGGCAGGCAGTGCGCCTGCGCCGCTGAATGTTGGCACCGGGTGGCTGCCGTTATAGACCACGGCGGTGACGATGGGGCGGTCGATATCGCCTTCGATAAAGTCGACTAAAACTTCCTGGCCGATGCGCGGAATAAACTGGTGGCCAAAGCCTGCGCCCGCACTCGGCATAGATACACGTATCCAGCAGGATGATTTGTCATCCAGGTTTGCACCAAACTCCGGGTGCTCTGCGGCACGCTGCCAGTGGAACTGCACCTTGATCCGGCCTTGCTCGTCGGTATGCACCTCCGATCCGGCGGGGCCAACCACGGTGGCGGTTTGTACGCCAAAGCTTTTGGGTTTGCTCAGTGGCTCATGGGCAAAGGCGGGGGTAATCGGCTGGCCACGTCTTTGGGCGGTGAAATCGGCTTGGTAGGGCTTGGCATCTGCTGCGCCTGCAGCTAGCAGGCCTGGGGAAACTTGCAGTAGTTGCTGGGTAAGATCCACCGGCAGATTATTCTGCGCGGTGAATTTAAGCTCGGTAATGGCGAATTCGCGCTGCTCGGCCGCATCCCATTCGTGGGCGGGGTGGTCTTCTAATCTGAACCATTGGCCGGCTTGCAGGCTGCGCAAAGTGCCAGAGCCAGTAAACGATTTCTTTTGCCCGTCTAAGGCCTGCTGACGCAAGTTAGCGTAATGGCTTAGCCCTTCGGCATCGCTGGCGTAATAGTGCGTCTGGGCATCGTAATCTTCAAAGCTGGATTGAATTTGCTGCCCGCCATCGCCCTGGTCTACCGCGCTCTGATCGGCGGTGTGGCTGGTGTTGGCGGCTTTGTAATTAAAGCTGGCAAGCGATACCGAGCTGCTGCCTACCTGACGCAGGCTGTTCCACTCGGTAAGGGCATCGCTTTCTTCGGTGGCATCGGCGCGGTGAAAGCGCACCTGGCTGTCTTGCGCCTCGGGTACGGCAAAGGCATCGTCAAAGACAACGAGCTGAACCTGGGGATTGTCACCCGGCAGATGAGCAAAGCGCCACGCTAAGCCTTCCTCTTGCATCAGCCTCACTAAAAAGTCGTAATCAGATTCGCGGTATTGCAGGCAATAAGAGCGCGGGCCGTGCGTGCCGGATAATTTGAAATCCAGCGTTTGCACTGATGCAAACACAGGGTTTTTTGCCTGATGTTCGGCTAGCACCTGCTTCACGATATCCGGCACGGATAAATCCTGGAACACGCGGGAAGTGCGGCGGTAGCGGAGTAAGGCAAACGGTGGTTCTACCGTTAGCGCGTACTTTGCAAAGCCCCCATCAGATCCCAGCAACTGCGCTTGGGATATCACGCCACAGCGCTCAATCTCGCTGCCGTTCGCATC
It includes:
- a CDS encoding type VI secretion system Vgr family protein, with the translated sequence MRPDQLLASFAAAFSQDQRLISLQIGDGAAWGNQLLPQQVTGTEGLNQSFIYRIDCLSPDGRLELKSLLGLPIVLSVADANGSEIERCGVISQAQLLGSDGGFAKYALTVEPPFALLRYRRTSRVFQDLSVPDIVKQVLAEHQAKNPVFASVQTLDFKLSGTHGPRSYCLQYRESDYDFLVRLMQEEGLAWRFAHLPGDNPQVQLVVFDDAFAVPEAQDSQVRFHRADATEESDALTEWNSLRQVGSSSVSLASFNYKAANTSHTADQSAVDQGDGGQQIQSSFEDYDAQTHYYASDAEGLSHYANLRQQALDGQKKSFTGSGTLRSLQAGQWFRLEDHPAHEWDAAEQREFAITELKFTAQNNLPVDLTQQLLQVSPGLLAAGAADAKPYQADFTAQRRGQPITPAFAHEPLSKPKSFGVQTATVVGPAGSEVHTDEQGRIKVQFHWQRAAEHPEFGANLDDKSSCWIRVSMPSAGAGFGHQFIPRIGQEVLVDFIEGDIDRPIVTAVVYNGSHPVPTFSGAGALPANKTLSGIKTKEHEGGQYGELLFDDTKGEVRTKLSSEHGKTQLNLGYLIHPRTDGKGEPRGEGFELRTDKQGAIRASGLLISTEAKGGASGKQLDRSPAQSQLESALETAKNLGEYATKQLADSIETGDDEQTIKPDNSPGDKASHGHLYHHVHASKSFEAGSNTDKDGKTKSKEQAGQQKIILLHGEDGVAITTPQSQTLSAGSNLDQIAQRDTNQSTGRRWIHNVGQHISLFTGGIKDKITMKLIAAKGQLQMQAQSDDIEITADKNARFTAIKGKGLFNAKQEILLTAGGAYIRIKGGKIELHAPGKVSIKGGSHDWSGPASLNPPLPAFAGKAPAVGDIQLHHFYENMEGIKSGKYTLLDLNGNKHEGALDAEGKALVSGLPMGAISVAFQADPRAPKNQERKFDIPKWPQAPLAANKIVEETQALSQLEGLIPAAGAKATQLATQSAAPLIAEQLAPAKALLGQAEQGLAQVQQVQAQAQQGLDQLKQVQAKAEQAQALLDQARKKIL